A stretch of Mucilaginibacter terrae DNA encodes these proteins:
- a CDS encoding trimeric intracellular cation channel family protein yields the protein MALNEEVVIELLGTVAFTISGAFSAMQKRLDVFGVLVIGFVTAIGGGTLRDVLIGYTPVTWMRNINDALIILGTGLIAIFFKKYIKNFKTTLFLFDALGLGLFTIVGMQKGLDAGLNPVVCIMLGTITGCFGGVLRDVLLNNIPMIFRRKEIYATACIIGGIFYLGSMQFLDANIARLVAIVCICGVRILAVVYAWKLPVR from the coding sequence ATGGCACTTAATGAAGAGGTTGTTATCGAACTGCTGGGCACGGTAGCCTTCACCATATCGGGTGCGTTTTCGGCCATGCAAAAGCGGTTGGACGTGTTTGGCGTACTGGTAATAGGCTTTGTAACCGCCATAGGCGGCGGCACCCTGCGCGATGTATTAATTGGCTACACACCCGTAACCTGGATGCGCAACATTAATGATGCGCTGATCATACTGGGCACGGGCTTAATCGCCATTTTTTTTAAAAAGTACATCAAAAACTTTAAAACTACGCTTTTCCTGTTCGATGCCTTGGGGCTTGGCCTGTTCACCATTGTGGGTATGCAAAAAGGGCTGGATGCGGGCCTTAACCCCGTGGTGTGCATCATGCTGGGCACCATAACCGGCTGTTTTGGCGGCGTACTGCGTGATGTATTGCTCAATAATATCCCTATGATATTCCGCCGCAAAGAAATATATGCCACGGCATGCATCATTGGCGGTATATTCTATTTAGGATCAATGCAGTTTTTAGATGCCAACATAGCCCGCTTAGTAGCTATTGTGTGTATATGCGGTGTGCGTATTTTGGCGGTGGTGTATGCGTGGAAATTGCCGGTGAGGTAA
- a CDS encoding MarC family protein, translating to MFEVFDPRQILSVTMILFAIIDIMGTIPIIIDLRQKAGHIESEKASLTVWGLMIVFLFVGEELLKIIGLDISSFAIAGSLVIFIIAMEMILGIKFFKEDDHIPATVSIVPLAFPLIAGAGTMTTLLSLKSQYATANIIVGITLNTIIVYVVLKNVKLLEQMLGKTGLGVLRKAFGIILLAIAIKLFRSNSGL from the coding sequence ATGTTTGAAGTATTCGACCCGCGACAGATATTGTCGGTAACCATGATCTTGTTTGCCATTATCGATATTATGGGTACTATTCCCATCATTATCGATTTGAGGCAAAAAGCCGGGCATATCGAATCGGAAAAGGCATCCTTAACAGTATGGGGTTTAATGATTGTTTTCCTCTTTGTAGGCGAAGAACTATTGAAGATTATCGGCCTCGATATATCCTCCTTTGCTATTGCAGGTTCGCTCGTCATCTTCATCATTGCTATGGAAATGATCCTCGGTATCAAATTTTTTAAAGAAGATGACCATATCCCGGCCACCGTATCTATTGTACCGCTGGCGTTCCCCTTAATTGCCGGTGCCGGCACCATGACCACGCTACTCTCACTAAAATCGCAATATGCTACGGCCAACATCATTGTAGGCATTACGCTCAATACCATTATTGTTTATGTAGTACTCAAAAACGTAAAGCTGCTTGAGCAAATGTTAGGAAAAACCGGGCTGGGCGTATTACGTAAGGCTTTTGGAATTATATTGCTGGCTATTGCTATTAAGTTGTTTAGGAGTAATAGCGGGTTGTAA
- a CDS encoding MFS transporter, translated as MKADKNLWILVFICVINSMGFGIIVPLLYDYGKKFGLNEQTIGILTASFSVAQFFATPLLGSLSDKCGRKPLLAISLAGTCLSFLVFAFAQNLLMLFAARILDGITGGNISVAQAMVSDSSTNEDRAKKFGILSSAFGFGFVIGPALGGLLSKFGMQVPFYFAAGIAFAGALLSTFVLKETKEREARNKNLEPRRENSESRVQNQESGKKSSDNLQLTNDSRLHHSPSTTHNFTFASLITAIKMPVIGIAVFTGFILTMAQFVMIIGFQTFSVDVLKINPTHVGLLYAGFGVTGIIMQLLVPFITKHITSKSLILLLSTAVCLVAMVLTGFTNMLIPFAGCLFIYGLFNGLRGPMLNAIIANHNDDERQGEILGVNQSYASLGQTIGPVLAGLMTMVSVHAVFFLSAFFILTGFLLTFRLRAKEKQNAR; from the coding sequence ATGAAGGCCGACAAGAACTTATGGATACTGGTGTTTATATGCGTGATCAACTCCATGGGGTTTGGCATCATTGTGCCCTTGTTGTATGATTACGGCAAAAAATTTGGCCTTAACGAACAAACCATCGGCATACTTACTGCCTCATTTTCGGTAGCGCAATTTTTTGCCACCCCGTTATTAGGCAGCCTGTCTGACAAATGTGGGCGCAAGCCGCTATTGGCTATCAGCCTTGCCGGTACCTGCTTATCTTTCCTTGTATTTGCCTTTGCTCAAAACCTGCTTATGTTATTTGCTGCCCGCATTTTAGATGGCATAACGGGCGGTAACATCTCGGTAGCACAGGCCATGGTATCTGATAGTTCGACCAATGAGGACAGGGCCAAAAAGTTCGGTATCCTTAGCTCGGCCTTTGGGTTTGGCTTTGTGATAGGTCCGGCCTTAGGAGGTTTATTAAGCAAATTCGGTATGCAGGTACCATTTTACTTTGCCGCCGGAATTGCTTTTGCTGGTGCGTTATTGAGCACTTTTGTTTTAAAAGAAACGAAGGAAAGAGAGGCAAGAAACAAGAACCTGGAGCCAAGACGAGAGAACTCAGAATCAAGAGTGCAGAATCAAGAATCAGGAAAGAAAAGTTCCGACAACTTACAACTAACGAACGACAGCAGACTTCACCATTCACCATCCACTACTCACAATTTCACCTTTGCATCGTTAATTACTGCAATTAAAATGCCTGTAATTGGCATCGCTGTGTTTACCGGGTTTATATTAACGATGGCGCAGTTTGTAATGATCATCGGGTTTCAAACTTTTTCGGTAGATGTGCTGAAGATCAATCCCACACACGTTGGTTTATTATATGCCGGGTTTGGGGTTACGGGTATTATAATGCAGTTGCTGGTACCGTTTATTACCAAACACATAACATCCAAATCGCTCATTCTGCTCCTTTCAACAGCAGTTTGTTTAGTGGCTATGGTGTTAACCGGCTTTACCAATATGCTTATTCCGTTTGCTGGATGCTTGTTTATTTATGGCTTGTTTAACGGCTTGCGAGGCCCTATGCTCAACGCCATAATTGCCAACCATAACGATGATGAACGCCAGGGCGAAATATTGGGCGTTAATCAATCATACGCTTCTTTAGGGCAAACTATAGGGCCTGTACTGGCCGGATTAATGACCATGGTATCGGTACATGCGGTGTTCTTTTTATCGGCATTTTTTATTTTGACGGGCTTTTTGCTTACCTTTCGGCTAAGAGCCAAAGAGAAACAAAACGCCCGTTAG
- a CDS encoding DUF3253 domain-containing protein: MSENDTISKTILAMATERGADKTICPSEVARTMFDTHWRKYMDEVRQAAIELQRKGKVSITQKGEPVDVNHIRGPIRIKINKS, from the coding sequence ATGAGTGAAAACGATACCATAAGCAAAACCATATTGGCTATGGCAACTGAGCGGGGTGCAGATAAAACTATTTGCCCGTCGGAAGTTGCCAGGACTATGTTTGATACGCATTGGCGTAAGTATATGGATGAGGTAAGGCAAGCAGCAATTGAGTTACAACGAAAGGGCAAAGTAAGTATTACCCAAAAAGGCGAGCCTGTTGATGTGAATCATATCAGAGGCCCCATCCGCATAAAAATTAATAAAAGTTAG